The following proteins come from a genomic window of Microscilla marina ATCC 23134:
- a CDS encoding carboxymuconolactone decarboxylase family protein, giving the protein MEKNIVEEFNTYRAQMNEKILGADNKVLKRLFNLDTNCYQEGQVDVITKEMIGMACSMVLRCDDCVRYHLGKCYELEVTTEQVFEVFAIANLIGGTIVIPHLRRAVEYWETLQQNQGK; this is encoded by the coding sequence ATGGAAAAGAATATTGTAGAAGAATTTAATACATACCGTGCCCAAATGAATGAGAAAATTTTGGGAGCAGACAATAAAGTACTCAAGCGTTTGTTTAACCTTGACACCAATTGTTATCAAGAAGGGCAGGTAGACGTAATCACCAAAGAAATGATAGGCATGGCTTGCTCTATGGTGTTGCGTTGCGATGACTGTGTACGTTATCATTTAGGTAAGTGTTATGAGCTAGAGGTAACTACTGAGCAGGTATTTGAGGTGTTTGCTATTGCCAATCTGATAGGTGGTACCATTGTTATTCCACACTTGCGTCGTGCCGTTGAATACTGGGAAACATTGCAACAAAATCAAGGGAAATAA
- the mdh gene encoding malate dehydrogenase, with the protein MKITVVGAGNVGATCADVLAYREIANEVVLVDIKEGLAEGKALDMWQKAPINLYDTRTVGVTNDYSRTAGSEVVVITSGIPRKPGMSRDDLISTNAGIVKSVTEQVIAHSPEAIVIVVSNPLDVMTYAAHTTAKLPRTKVMGMAGILDTARYRAFLASELNVSPKDIQAVLMGGHGDTMVPLPRYTTVGGIPVTELLSKDKLDPIVERTKKGGGELVKLMGTSAWYAPGSAAAQMVEAIVKDQRRVFPVCTKLEGEYGIDDCYLGVPVILGKNGIEKVIQLDLNAGEKELLEVSRGKVKEVMDTFDSLMAQV; encoded by the coding sequence ATGAAAATCACAGTTGTAGGCGCGGGAAATGTTGGTGCTACATGTGCCGACGTGTTGGCTTACCGCGAAATTGCCAACGAAGTAGTTTTGGTAGATATTAAAGAAGGACTTGCCGAAGGTAAGGCTCTTGATATGTGGCAAAAAGCTCCTATCAATCTATATGATACCCGTACAGTTGGAGTAACCAATGACTACAGCAGAACGGCTGGTTCGGAAGTGGTTGTGATCACGTCTGGTATTCCTCGTAAACCAGGAATGTCTCGCGATGATCTTATCTCAACCAATGCAGGCATTGTAAAATCTGTAACTGAGCAAGTGATTGCTCACTCTCCTGAAGCCATTGTTATTGTGGTTTCTAACCCACTAGATGTCATGACGTATGCGGCTCACACTACAGCCAAATTGCCTCGTACCAAAGTAATGGGTATGGCAGGTATTTTGGATACAGCGCGTTACCGTGCTTTCTTAGCAAGTGAGCTAAACGTATCTCCTAAAGACATTCAGGCTGTATTGATGGGTGGTCATGGCGACACTATGGTGCCATTGCCTCGTTATACTACAGTAGGTGGTATTCCAGTAACCGAGTTGTTGTCTAAAGACAAGCTTGACCCAATTGTAGAACGCACTAAAAAAGGCGGTGGAGAATTGGTCAAACTAATGGGTACTTCTGCCTGGTATGCGCCTGGTTCGGCGGCTGCTCAAATGGTAGAAGCTATAGTAAAAGATCAACGTCGTGTATTCCCAGTTTGTACTAAACTAGAGGGTGAGTATGGCATTGATGATTGTTACTTAGGCGTACCTGTTATCTTGGGTAAAAACGGTATCGAGAAAGTAATACAACTTGACCTAAATGCTGGTGAGAAAGAACTATTAGAGGTTTCTCGTGGCAAGGTAAAAGAAGTAATGGATACTTTTG
- a CDS encoding ParA family protein, with the protein MAKIISFISRKGGTGKTTNAIQIATMLHSLGYKLALIETDTNYTLSTLRKMELFKSGAKEGSIFDIIGSKDDKVLADIEALHPAKLDYIIIDSAGKTTDNNIKNLAVQSDAVVVPTSLTQNDVLVTYQTVQDLKPAQDINKNLKIIVLPNRVHSRTSPANIHRQLADLKTVITENFVPAKNIYAQFSTILPEKQYQDIARELIGMLQ; encoded by the coding sequence ATGGCAAAGATAATTTCCTTTATAAGCCGCAAAGGTGGCACCGGCAAAACTACCAACGCAATTCAAATAGCTACTATGCTGCATAGTTTAGGCTATAAACTGGCTTTGATAGAGACAGATACAAACTATACATTGAGCACTTTGCGTAAAATGGAATTGTTCAAGTCGGGAGCTAAAGAAGGGAGTATTTTCGATATTATAGGTTCAAAAGATGACAAGGTTTTGGCCGATATAGAAGCACTTCATCCAGCAAAGTTAGATTATATTATTATAGATAGCGCAGGAAAAACAACTGACAATAATATCAAAAACCTGGCGGTTCAGAGTGATGCGGTAGTAGTACCTACCAGCCTCACTCAAAACGATGTATTGGTAACTTATCAAACGGTACAAGACCTGAAGCCAGCCCAGGACATTAACAAAAACCTGAAGATTATTGTATTGCCCAATCGGGTTCATAGCAGAACCAGCCCAGCAAATATTCATCGCCAACTGGCAGACCTGAAAACAGTCATTACCGAAAATTTTGTTCCAGCAAAAAACATATATGCTCAATTTAGTACTATTCTGCCCGAAAAACAATACCAGGATATTGCCCGCGAACTGATTGGGATGTTACAATAA
- a CDS encoding exodeoxyribonuclease III translates to MKIISYNVNGIRAAIRKGLVEWLKAADCDVLCIQELKALEEQVDTAELEALGYHLYWQPAQTRKGYSGVAIFSRIKPNNVVYGYGDYDWHDTRWIDDEGRIIRADYDNFSVMSVYMPSGTKPERVVFKMEWNLAFQQYITELKKVVPHLIICGDYNIAHQAIDIHNPKSNAKRSGFLPEERNWLTDFMELGFTDSFRYLNPEPHNYTWWNVRTNARAKNLGWRIDYQMISKSLNENLKRAVILSEAMHSDHCPILIEVD, encoded by the coding sequence ATGAAAATTATCTCTTACAACGTAAATGGTATAAGAGCAGCTATTCGTAAAGGTTTAGTAGAATGGCTCAAAGCAGCAGATTGTGATGTATTGTGTATACAAGAGCTCAAAGCACTGGAAGAACAAGTAGACACAGCTGAGTTAGAGGCGTTGGGGTATCATTTATATTGGCAACCAGCCCAAACCAGAAAGGGGTACAGTGGAGTGGCTATTTTTAGCCGAATAAAACCTAATAATGTGGTGTATGGTTATGGTGATTACGATTGGCATGACACTCGCTGGATAGATGATGAAGGAAGAATTATCCGAGCTGATTATGATAACTTTTCAGTAATGAGCGTATATATGCCCTCAGGTACTAAACCCGAACGGGTCGTTTTTAAAATGGAATGGAACCTTGCTTTTCAACAATACATTACCGAACTTAAAAAAGTAGTGCCTCATCTCATTATTTGTGGTGATTATAACATTGCTCACCAAGCCATTGATATTCATAATCCTAAATCTAATGCAAAAAGATCAGGGTTTTTGCCTGAAGAGCGTAATTGGCTTACTGATTTTATGGAACTTGGTTTTACCGACTCGTTTCGGTATTTAAATCCAGAGCCTCATAATTATACTTGGTGGAATGTACGCACCAATGCTCGGGCTAAAAATTTGGGTTGGAGAATTGATTATCAGATGATTTCAAAATCCCTAAACGAAAACCTCAAACGTGCCGTTATCTTATCAGAGGCTATGCACTCCGATCACTGCCCAATTTTGATTGAGGTAGATTAG